Proteins from one Blattabacterium sp. (Blattella germanica) str. Bge genomic window:
- a CDS encoding alpha/beta hydrolase: protein MLHINNKERKFPHVKKGKGHPLILLHGLMGGLSNFKALLDFFPKKGYKVIIPSLPLYNMPLFLTNISNLSKYIIQFLIEIGIKKATLVGNSLGGHIALIIAKKRIDLVHSVVLTGSSGLFEKAFGDAFPKRENYEYIRKKSQEVFYDPKIATKELVDEVFHIVNDKKKGIKTLYIAKSAMKYNMSKDLSVIQQPICLIWGKQDHVTPPEVAEEFHRLLPDSELYWIDKCGHVPMMEHPKKFINILEKWLSKFDFNHENFFCKI from the coding sequence ATGCTTCATATTAATAATAAAGAAAGAAAATTTCCTCATGTTAAAAAAGGAAAAGGTCATCCTTTAATTTTGCTTCATGGGTTAATGGGGGGGTTGAGCAATTTCAAAGCCCTTTTGGATTTTTTTCCTAAAAAAGGTTATAAAGTAATTATTCCTTCATTACCTCTTTATAATATGCCATTATTTCTTACCAACATTTCTAATTTATCTAAATATATTATACAATTTTTGATAGAAATAGGAATTAAAAAAGCTACTTTAGTAGGAAATTCCCTGGGAGGACATATTGCTTTAATTATAGCAAAAAAAAGAATAGATTTAGTTCATTCTGTCGTTCTTACGGGTAGTTCTGGATTATTTGAAAAAGCTTTTGGAGATGCTTTTCCTAAAAGAGAAAATTATGAATATATTAGAAAGAAATCACAAGAAGTATTTTATGATCCTAAAATAGCTACGAAAGAACTGGTTGATGAAGTATTTCATATTGTAAATGATAAAAAAAAGGGAATTAAAACTTTATATATTGCTAAAAGTGCTATGAAATATAATATGTCTAAAGATTTATCTGTGATTCAACAACCTATTTGTTTGATTTGGGGAAAACAAGATCACGTGACTCCTCCAGAAGTTGCCGAAGAATTTCATAGATTACTTCCTGATTCTGAATTGTATTGGATAGATAAATGTGGACATGTTCCTATGATGGAACATCCTAAAAAATTTATAAATATATTAGAAAAATGGCTCTCTAAATTTGATTTTAATCATGAAAATTTTTTCTGTAAAATTTAA
- a CDS encoding phosphoenolpyruvate carboxykinase (ATP): MMPFSLENYGIFNSYDNYQLTPYELQNIILKKKMGIETKSGVLAINTGTFTGRSPEDRFIVKDYVTEKKVWWDEKFNQSFDPEKFDHLYQKVVRYLSGKTLYIRDGYLCSDKRYQLNVRSISEYPWSDLFIHNLFLRFTKIVPTLPDWLLFCAPGFQANSTSDGTRQKNFSILNFSKKIVLIGGSGYTGEIKKSIFSVLNFILPVYNNVFPMHCAANVGKYKKDTALFFGLSGTGKTTISNDPNRNLVGDDEHGWTCDNIIFNFEGGCYAKILGISKEKEPMIYHAIKKGAMLENVIFKNETKEVNFLDDSITQNMRMSYPIYFVSNIEKKLLSSNIKNIFFLTYDAFGVLPPIAKLNREQSSYYFLLGYTSKVAGTELNIKKPQTTFSSCFGAPFMPLHPVQYTKMLMKKLENTEINVWMVNTGLISGGDSSGYRIQLNDTRKIVKSALDGLLSEVPYERDPIFNFQIPKYCPGISPHILNPKNSWKNEKMYQDQVKILAKKFISHFDMFREDADKNILSGEPILD; the protein is encoded by the coding sequence ATGATGCCTTTTTCTCTAGAAAATTACGGAATATTTAATTCTTACGACAATTATCAGTTAACTCCTTATGAGTTACAAAATATAATTCTTAAAAAAAAAATGGGGATAGAAACTAAATCAGGAGTTTTAGCAATCAACACTGGAACTTTCACTGGAAGGTCTCCTGAAGATAGATTTATTGTCAAAGACTACGTCACGGAAAAAAAAGTATGGTGGGATGAGAAATTCAATCAATCTTTTGATCCAGAAAAATTTGATCATTTATATCAAAAAGTCGTTCGATATTTATCTGGAAAAACATTATACATTAGAGATGGATATCTTTGTTCCGATAAACGTTATCAGTTAAATGTTCGTTCTATTAGTGAGTATCCATGGTCCGATTTATTTATTCATAATCTTTTTTTAAGATTTACAAAAATTGTTCCCACTTTACCGGATTGGTTATTGTTTTGTGCTCCTGGATTTCAAGCCAATTCCACAAGTGATGGAACACGTCAAAAAAATTTTTCTATATTAAATTTTTCTAAAAAAATCGTTTTAATAGGAGGATCAGGATACACAGGAGAAATCAAAAAATCTATCTTTTCTGTCCTAAATTTCATACTTCCTGTATATAACAATGTATTTCCCATGCATTGTGCTGCGAATGTAGGAAAATATAAAAAAGACACAGCTCTTTTTTTTGGTTTATCTGGAACAGGAAAAACAACTATTTCTAATGATCCCAATAGAAATTTGGTGGGGGATGATGAGCATGGATGGACTTGTGACAATATCATTTTTAATTTTGAAGGAGGATGTTATGCAAAAATATTGGGAATTTCTAAAGAAAAAGAACCTATGATTTATCATGCTATAAAAAAAGGAGCTATGTTAGAAAATGTCATTTTTAAAAATGAAACCAAGGAAGTGAATTTTTTAGATGATTCTATTACTCAAAATATGAGAATGAGCTATCCTATTTATTTCGTAAGCAACATTGAAAAAAAATTGTTGTCTTCTAATATAAAAAACATTTTTTTTCTGACATATGATGCTTTCGGAGTTTTACCGCCCATAGCTAAATTAAATAGAGAACAATCCTCTTATTATTTTTTATTAGGATACACATCGAAAGTTGCTGGTACTGAATTAAATATAAAGAAACCACAAACCACATTTTCTTCTTGTTTTGGAGCTCCATTCATGCCTTTGCATCCTGTTCAATACACAAAAATGTTAATGAAAAAATTAGAGAATACTGAAATCAATGTTTGGATGGTTAATACAGGATTAATATCAGGAGGAGATTCATCTGGATATCGCATTCAATTAAATGATACTCGAAAAATTGTTAAAAGTGCTTTAGATGGTTTGTTATCAGAAGTTCCTTACGAAAGGGATCCAATTTTTAACTTTCAAATCCCAAAATATTGTCCAGGAATATCTCCTCATATATTGAACCCAAAAAATTCATGGAAAAATGAAAAAATGTATCAAGATCAAGTAAAAATACTCGCTAAAAAATTCATTAGCCATTTTGATATGTTTAGAGAAGATGCGGATAAAAATATTTTATCTGGAGAACCTATTTTAGATTAG
- a CDS encoding NAD kinase, which produces MKIAVYGQKFGKKNIPYLNQFMGYACSHSIEIHIEKSFFNILSSFEEFKNLDFPVFSHYKELTKDFSLMFTFGGDGTILSAITLIRDSGIPIVGVNTGNLGFLATFNKDVFIQKIDQIFNRKLHIMPRSLLCLETSITNHYKFFNFALNEIVILRKETVSMITIDAYIDNEFLTSYWADGLIISTPTGSTGYSLSCGGPIISPDNNNFVLTPISPHNLFSRPLIISDHQKIHLKIHSRVKSYSLSMDTRLTFLNKENELYIQKAPFYIYLLQEGKNTYYKTLREKLLWGMDQRN; this is translated from the coding sequence ATGAAAATAGCCGTATATGGACAAAAATTTGGAAAGAAAAACATACCATATTTAAATCAGTTCATGGGCTATGCATGTAGTCACTCAATAGAAATTCATATTGAAAAATCATTTTTTAATATTTTATCCTCTTTTGAAGAATTTAAAAATTTAGATTTTCCTGTATTTTCTCATTATAAAGAATTAACTAAAGATTTCAGTTTAATGTTTACTTTTGGAGGAGATGGAACCATTTTATCTGCTATTACATTGATTAGAGATTCTGGAATTCCTATAGTTGGAGTAAATACAGGCAATCTGGGATTTTTAGCAACTTTTAATAAAGATGTATTTATTCAGAAAATAGATCAAATTTTCAATAGAAAACTTCATATAATGCCTAGAAGTTTATTATGTTTGGAAACTTCAATAACTAATCATTATAAGTTTTTTAATTTTGCACTCAATGAAATTGTTATTCTTCGAAAAGAAACAGTTTCTATGATTACTATAGATGCTTATATTGATAATGAATTTTTGACTTCTTATTGGGCCGATGGATTGATTATTTCTACTCCTACTGGATCAACTGGGTATTCTTTAAGTTGTGGAGGCCCTATTATTAGTCCTGATAATAATAATTTTGTTCTTACTCCTATATCTCCACATAATTTGTTTTCACGTCCGCTAATTATATCAGATCATCAAAAAATTCATTTAAAAATACACAGTCGTGTTAAATCTTATTCTTTATCAATGGATACTAGACTGACTTTTTTGAATAAGGAGAATGAATTGTATATCCAAAAAGCTCCTTTTTATATTTATCTTCTTCAAGAAGGAAAAAATACTTATTATAAAACATTGCGAGAAAAACTTTTATGGGGAATGGATCAAAGAAATTGA
- a CDS encoding acyl carrier protein, with the protein MSDIASRVNALIVDKLSVDESEIVSTASFTNDLGADSLDIVELIMEFEKEFNISISDERAEKITTVGEAIQAIEDLLIEKKNIDKKSD; encoded by the coding sequence ATGTCTGATATTGCATCCAGAGTCAATGCTCTTATTGTAGATAAATTAAGTGTAGATGAAAGTGAAATTGTTTCTACTGCTAGTTTCACTAATGATTTAGGAGCAGATTCCTTAGATATAGTAGAACTTATTATGGAATTTGAAAAAGAATTTAATATTAGTATTTCTGATGAAAGAGCAGAAAAAATAACAACAGTAGGCGAAGCCATACAGGCTATAGAAGATCTTTTAATTGAGAAAAAAAATATTGATAAAAAATCTGATTAG
- the aroQ gene encoding type II 3-dehydroquinate dehydratase has protein sequence MKKITIINGPNLNLLGKREPELYGTKNFLDYLNELRKKELFSNLEIFYYQNNSEGKIIDFLHSSGFQVDGILLNAGAYTHTSIGIADAIKSIPAPVIEIHISNVHSRESFRKKSFLSPVCQGTIFGFGLKSYELGIISFCLQDL, from the coding sequence ATGAAAAAAATAACCATTATTAATGGTCCTAATTTAAATCTTTTAGGAAAACGAGAGCCAGAATTATACGGAACTAAAAATTTTTTAGATTATCTTAATGAATTAAGAAAAAAAGAACTTTTTTCTAATCTAGAAATTTTTTACTATCAAAATAATAGTGAAGGTAAAATTATAGATTTTTTACATTCTTCAGGATTCCAAGTAGATGGAATTTTATTAAATGCAGGAGCTTACACCCATACTTCTATAGGAATTGCTGATGCAATAAAATCTATACCAGCTCCGGTCATAGAAATTCATATTTCTAATGTTCATTCAAGAGAATCTTTCCGAAAAAAATCATTTCTTTCTCCTGTGTGTCAAGGAACAATTTTTGGATTTGGATTAAAATCTTATGAATTAGGAATTATTAGTTTTTGTTTACAAGATTTATAA
- a CDS encoding ribonuclease III domain-containing protein, with product MFSNTTFENIEKNEDSILVRKLIKILGFCPKNTKFLKEVFIYSFSTKRKNLNPNYSVNFQRLEFLGDAVLNSIISHFLCEKLPEKKEGELTQIRSKIVCRRNLNEISRKLTIADIFLEKSVTSDNILGNTLEALIGFIYLEIGYQGCKNFVHQKILHSHVNITKLQNEIFSYKVWMIEWSQKNKFLINFKTFREKEDKDKNLIIYLSELTILGFEIQTKGRGSSKKKSEEMAAKEAYFLIQKKCKKILKH from the coding sequence ATGTTCTCTAATACTACTTTCGAAAATATTGAAAAAAATGAAGATTCTATTCTAGTCAGGAAATTAATAAAAATATTAGGATTTTGTCCAAAAAATACAAAATTTTTAAAAGAAGTATTCATTTATAGTTTTTCTACAAAAAGAAAAAATTTGAATCCGAATTATTCTGTCAATTTCCAAAGACTAGAATTTTTAGGAGATGCAGTGTTAAATTCTATTATATCACATTTTTTATGTGAAAAACTTCCTGAAAAAAAAGAAGGAGAGTTAACTCAAATACGATCTAAAATAGTATGTAGAAGAAATTTGAATGAAATTTCTAGAAAATTAACTATTGCAGATATTTTTCTTGAAAAATCTGTTACATCTGATAATATATTGGGGAATACACTTGAAGCTTTAATAGGATTTATTTATTTGGAAATAGGATATCAAGGTTGTAAAAATTTTGTACATCAAAAGATATTGCACTCTCATGTAAATATTACAAAACTACAAAATGAAATTTTCAGTTATAAAGTATGGATGATAGAATGGTCTCAAAAAAATAAATTTTTAATAAATTTTAAAACTTTCAGAGAAAAAGAAGATAAAGATAAAAACCTAATTATTTATTTATCTGAGTTAACCATATTAGGATTTGAAATTCAAACAAAAGGAAGAGGTTCTTCAAAAAAAAAATCGGAAGAAATGGCTGCAAAAGAAGCTTATTTTCTTATTCAAAAGAAATGTAAAAAAATACTTAAACATTAA
- a CDS encoding riboflavin synthase: MFTGIVECTTKVYQLNRDQKNLCIIFMNPFSNEIKINQSICHNGICFTIINFNEKTYSVIASEETFLRTNLNFLKIKDEVNLERGLMMFERLNGHIVQGHVDTTAQIIQIENRNGSWLFFLDLKKELNHTVVEKGSIAINGISLTVVTCNQYIFSVSIIPYTYHKTNLHLLKVGDVVNVEFDILGKYISKSNLK, from the coding sequence ATGTTTACTGGTATTGTAGAATGTACAACAAAAGTATATCAATTAAATCGTGATCAAAAAAATCTTTGCATAATTTTTATGAATCCATTTTCAAATGAAATTAAAATCAATCAAAGCATTTGTCATAACGGAATATGTTTTACTATTATAAATTTTAATGAAAAAACTTATTCAGTCATAGCTTCTGAAGAAACTTTTCTACGCACTAATTTAAATTTTTTAAAAATTAAAGATGAAGTCAATTTGGAAAGAGGATTAATGATGTTTGAAAGGTTAAATGGACATATAGTCCAAGGACATGTCGATACAACTGCTCAAATTATTCAAATAGAAAACAGAAACGGAAGTTGGTTATTTTTTTTAGATCTAAAAAAGGAATTAAATCACACAGTTGTTGAAAAAGGATCTATTGCGATCAATGGAATAAGTCTTACTGTTGTAACATGCAATCAATATATATTTAGTGTTTCTATTATTCCTTATACTTATCATAAAACAAATCTTCACCTACTAAAAGTAGGTGATGTTGTGAATGTAGAGTTTGATATATTGGGAAAATATATCAGTAAATCTAATCTAAAATAG
- the fabF gene encoding beta-ketoacyl-ACP synthase II: MEKLKKVVVTGIGSITPIGNNVEEYWISLINGKNGCAPITYFNTKKHKTKFACELKNYDPNLFFSKKERRKIDPCAQYGILASEEAIKNSGINFLKEKRERVGVIWASGIGGLLNLEESIADYVNGGRYPRFSPFFIPKMLIDITAGFISMSYDLHGPNYATVSACASSSNAIVDAYHLICLGKADIMITGGSEAAITQSGVGGFNALHALSTRNEDYKTASRPFDEKRDGFVLGEGAGCLILEEYKHAKKRGANIYAEIGGVGMSGDAYHITAPHPEGKGIVLAMKTAIQDAGVRCEDVDHINSHGTSTKLGDLAEVKAIQEVFKKNIYNIDINSTKSMTGHLLGAAGAIEAIASILPLTKGIIPPTINLFQIDRSIDPKINFTPNKAIKKEVKISICNTFGFGGHNVCILFKKINVL, encoded by the coding sequence ATGGAGAAATTAAAGAAAGTAGTAGTAACTGGTATTGGTTCTATTACTCCGATAGGAAACAATGTTGAAGAATATTGGATTTCTCTTATAAATGGAAAAAATGGATGCGCTCCTATTACTTATTTCAATACTAAAAAACACAAGACTAAATTTGCTTGTGAATTAAAAAATTATGATCCAAATCTTTTTTTCAGTAAGAAAGAAAGACGAAAAATAGACCCCTGTGCACAATATGGAATTCTTGCTTCTGAAGAAGCCATAAAAAATAGTGGAATTAATTTTTTAAAAGAAAAAAGAGAAAGAGTTGGAGTGATTTGGGCTTCAGGAATTGGAGGTCTTCTTAATTTAGAAGAATCTATTGCTGATTATGTTAATGGGGGAAGATATCCTAGATTTAGTCCTTTTTTTATTCCTAAAATGCTAATAGATATCACGGCTGGATTCATTTCTATGAGTTATGATCTTCATGGGCCAAATTACGCAACAGTATCTGCTTGTGCTTCTTCTTCCAATGCTATTGTAGATGCTTATCATTTAATATGTTTAGGAAAAGCAGATATTATGATTACAGGTGGATCTGAAGCGGCTATTACCCAAAGTGGAGTCGGTGGGTTTAATGCTCTACATGCCTTATCTACTAGAAATGAAGATTATAAAACGGCTTCACGTCCTTTTGATGAAAAAAGAGATGGTTTTGTGTTAGGGGAGGGCGCTGGATGTCTTATCCTTGAAGAATATAAACATGCTAAAAAAAGAGGAGCGAATATATATGCGGAAATTGGAGGAGTGGGAATGTCTGGAGATGCTTATCATATTACGGCTCCTCATCCAGAAGGGAAAGGAATCGTTTTAGCTATGAAGACAGCTATTCAAGATGCTGGTGTTAGATGTGAAGATGTTGATCATATTAATTCTCATGGGACTTCCACTAAGTTGGGAGATCTAGCAGAAGTCAAAGCCATTCAAGAAGTTTTTAAAAAAAATATATATAATATAGATATTAATTCTACAAAATCTATGACAGGACATTTATTAGGGGCTGCAGGAGCAATAGAAGCAATAGCTTCTATACTTCCTTTAACAAAAGGAATAATTCCTCCAACTATAAATTTATTTCAAATAGATAGAAGTATAGATCCAAAAATTAATTTTACTCCAAATAAAGCTATAAAAAAAGAAGTAAAAATTAGTATATGTAATACTTTTGGTTTTGGAGGACACAATGTTTGTATTTTATTCAAAAAAATAAATGTTCTCTAA
- a CDS encoding pseudouridine synthase, whose amino-acid sequence MHNNKIRLNHYLSNAGISSRRKADQFIQSGAIEVNGKPVRRLGTVIHTNDLVTFYGEKIKIQNKIYLLLNKPKGFITTTKDPFNRKTVMNLIPNLSKYRIFPVGRLDRSTTGVLLLTNDGSIAEKLTHPKSHVQKIYHVLLDKEIKNEDLDQIRKGKIYLKEGKVKVIFVNKGHSKYQIKIGLYIGWNRIIKRIFKKLNYQVIQLDRVNFGGLSKKNIQIGNWCFLNQKEVENILIKK is encoded by the coding sequence ATGCATAATAATAAAATTAGACTGAATCATTACTTATCTAATGCAGGAATTTCTTCCAGAAGAAAAGCCGATCAATTCATTCAATCTGGAGCTATAGAAGTCAATGGAAAACCTGTTCGCAGGTTAGGTACCGTCATTCATACGAATGATCTAGTAACATTTTATGGCGAAAAAATTAAAATTCAAAATAAAATTTATTTATTGCTTAATAAACCTAAAGGATTTATCACTACGACAAAAGATCCATTTAACAGAAAAACAGTAATGAATTTAATTCCAAATCTTTCTAAATACAGAATTTTTCCTGTAGGGAGATTAGATCGTTCAACTACAGGAGTATTACTTCTCACAAACGATGGATCCATAGCTGAAAAATTAACTCACCCAAAATCTCATGTTCAAAAAATATATCATGTATTATTAGATAAAGAAATTAAAAATGAAGATCTAGATCAAATCAGAAAAGGAAAAATATATTTAAAAGAAGGAAAAGTAAAAGTTATTTTTGTAAATAAAGGTCATTCAAAATATCAAATTAAAATAGGATTATATATAGGATGGAATAGAATTATTAAACGAATTTTTAAAAAGTTAAATTATCAAGTTATTCAATTGGATAGAGTGAATTTTGGCGGATTATCCAAGAAAAATATTCAGATAGGAAACTGGTGTTTTTTAAACCAAAAAGAAGTAGAAAATATTCTAATCAAAAAATAA
- the yihA gene encoding ribosome biogenesis GTP-binding protein YihA/YsxC gives MKIFSVKFKGSSKTINVFIHNFPEYAFVGRSNVGKSSLINWITGRKKIAKVSSYPGRTQYINHFLINNQWYLIDLPGYGFFAEKKIKEKAQKLISDYIFHRKNLVGLFLLIDSRFLIQQIDLDFIQKLNNKKMDFCIVFTKTDKLNYKLIEKNISFCIEKIENNGFTMPVWFKVSAKKKDGRNNIIQYIKKLNDFYKSCKQKLIIPNS, from the coding sequence ATGAAAATTTTTTCTGTAAAATTTAAAGGAAGTTCTAAAACAATCAATGTGTTCATTCACAATTTTCCTGAATACGCTTTTGTAGGACGTTCGAATGTTGGAAAATCTAGTTTAATAAATTGGATTACTGGAAGAAAAAAAATAGCTAAAGTATCTTCTTATCCTGGAAGAACTCAATATATAAACCATTTTTTAATCAATAATCAATGGTATTTAATAGATTTACCTGGATACGGATTTTTTGCAGAAAAGAAAATAAAAGAAAAAGCACAAAAATTAATTTCAGATTATATTTTTCATAGAAAAAATCTTGTTGGTTTATTTTTATTGATAGATTCTAGATTTCTTATACAACAGATCGATTTAGATTTCATACAAAAATTAAATAATAAAAAAATGGATTTCTGCATTGTTTTTACAAAAACAGATAAATTAAATTACAAATTGATTGAAAAAAATATTTCTTTTTGTATAGAAAAAATTGAAAACAACGGTTTCACTATGCCCGTCTGGTTTAAAGTTTCCGCAAAAAAAAAAGATGGAAGAAACAATATCATTCAATACATTAAAAAACTAAATGATTTTTATAAATCTTGTAAACAAAAACTAATAATTCCTAATTCATAA
- a CDS encoding isoprenyl transferase: MKNLLKEIDYNNIPHHVAIIMDGNGRWAEKRGKLRTFGHEKAMLSVRDTINGCKELGIPYVTLYVFSSENWNRPKKEINDLMRLFHTNLKIHLEEIHEKNVKIITIGEIERFSEMIQKELSFFIKKTEHNTSGTLILALSYSAREEILRATKNIAKKVCDGFLSLRDINDSFFKNHLYTKDLPDVDLIIRTSGEQRISNFLLWQSAYAELYFTNILWPDFRKKDFFEAIINYQKRKRRFGNVE, from the coding sequence ATGAAAAATTTATTAAAAGAAATAGATTATAATAATATTCCTCATCATGTAGCTATTATTATGGACGGGAATGGACGTTGGGCTGAAAAAAGAGGAAAATTAAGAACATTTGGTCATGAAAAAGCAATGCTATCTGTAAGAGATACTATAAATGGATGTAAAGAATTAGGAATTCCTTATGTTACTTTATATGTGTTTTCTTCTGAAAATTGGAACAGGCCAAAAAAAGAAATAAATGATTTGATGCGTTTATTTCATACTAATTTAAAAATTCATTTAGAAGAAATTCATGAAAAAAATGTGAAAATCATTACAATAGGAGAAATTGAAAGATTTTCCGAAATGATTCAAAAAGAATTATCTTTTTTCATAAAAAAAACCGAACATAATACATCTGGAACTTTAATTTTAGCACTAAGTTATAGTGCTAGAGAAGAGATTTTAAGAGCTACAAAAAATATTGCTAAAAAAGTTTGCGATGGATTTCTATCATTAAGAGATATTAACGATTCTTTTTTTAAAAATCATTTATACACTAAAGATTTACCAGATGTGGATCTAATCATAAGAACTAGCGGAGAACAACGTATTAGTAATTTTTTACTTTGGCAGTCTGCTTATGCAGAACTATATTTCACAAATATTTTGTGGCCAGACTTTCGAAAAAAAGATTTTTTTGAAGCTATTATCAATTATCAAAAAAGAAAACGTCGTTTTGGAAACGTTGAATAA
- a CDS encoding mevalonate kinase, with protein sequence MKESLFPAKVLLFGEYGILENSSGLSIPHDFYKGTLKFHSEFNKDILCSNHEIKKYYNFLSILEKKQILTQLDLKKLEKDIQRGLSFHSNIPQGYGIGSSGALVAAIYDKYAKNKFNKCLKNKNIIILKKIFSQMESFFHGKSSGIDPLICYLNLPLLIRSETDISTIGLPKKKKGEGAIFLLNSGIPSKTSSMIKFFFRKLKHDKFKKILKEEFIKYNEKCIEAFLKEDFKILLTNVKQLSTWVLHHFRPMIPKNFWKIWEEGIFNNIHYLKLCGSGGGGFILGFTPNYDLSRKKLEKYTMEVLFRF encoded by the coding sequence ATGAAAGAATCTTTATTTCCTGCAAAAGTATTGTTATTTGGTGAATATGGAATTCTAGAAAATTCTAGTGGACTTTCTATTCCTCATGATTTTTATAAAGGAACTTTAAAATTCCATTCTGAATTCAATAAAGATATTTTATGTTCTAACCATGAAATTAAAAAATATTATAATTTTTTATCCATTTTAGAAAAAAAACAAATTTTAACACAACTAGACCTTAAAAAACTAGAGAAAGATATCCAAAGAGGATTATCTTTTCATTCAAATATACCGCAGGGATATGGAATAGGAAGTTCTGGAGCATTAGTTGCCGCTATTTATGATAAATATGCAAAGAATAAATTTAATAAGTGTTTGAAAAACAAAAATATAATAATTTTGAAAAAAATATTCAGTCAAATGGAATCTTTTTTTCATGGAAAAAGCTCTGGAATAGATCCTTTGATTTGTTATCTAAATTTACCGTTATTAATTCGATCAGAAACAGATATTTCCACAATAGGACTCCCAAAGAAAAAAAAAGGAGAGGGAGCTATTTTTTTATTAAATTCTGGGATTCCTAGTAAAACTTCTTCTATGATCAAATTTTTTTTTAGAAAATTAAAACACGATAAATTCAAAAAAATTTTGAAAGAAGAGTTTATAAAATATAATGAAAAATGTATTGAAGCTTTTTTAAAAGAAGATTTTAAAATTTTATTAACAAATGTTAAACAACTTTCAACATGGGTACTTCATCATTTTCGTCCCATGATTCCAAAAAACTTTTGGAAAATATGGGAAGAAGGCATATTCAATAATATACATTATTTAAAATTATGTGGTTCTGGAGGAGGAGGATTTATTTTAGGATTCACACCTAATTATGATCTATCCAGAAAAAAATTGGAAAAATATACGATGGAAGTACTCTTTCGTTTTTAA
- the pdxA gene encoding 4-hydroxythreonine-4-phosphate dehydrogenase PdxA, translating to MNYRKKKIRVGFTTGDINGIGIEIFLKVCRKKRLLDFFTPVLFGSTKLCSYYKKILNIEINHIREVKNFKEIIDHKINVFNIWKEDIKFESIKINHPDSVKYPISSLKKAAKSLKEGKIDVLVTAPVNKKYMNFKGFSFFGHTEYLQNILEGESLMIMIHDILKIALVTNHLPLKKVTSELNIKKIIKSIKILHQSLIIDFSIEKPKIAVLGCNPHSSDNGLIGNEEKTKIKPAIDSLFQKQGWLIFGPYSSDGFFGNQIYRNFDAVLAMYHDQGLIPFKTLTFNQGVNFTAGLSHIRTSPDHGVAYDIAKKGIANENSFEEAIFSAIKIFKNRKEYMKLSSSK from the coding sequence ATGAATTATAGAAAAAAAAAAATTAGAGTGGGATTTACCACAGGTGATATTAACGGAATAGGAATAGAAATTTTTTTAAAAGTATGTCGTAAAAAAAGACTTCTAGATTTTTTTACTCCAGTATTATTTGGATCTACCAAATTGTGTTCTTATTATAAGAAAATTTTAAATATAGAGATAAATCATATTCGAGAAGTTAAAAATTTTAAAGAAATTATTGATCACAAAATTAATGTATTCAATATATGGAAAGAAGATATTAAATTCGAATCAATAAAAATTAATCATCCAGATTCAGTAAAATATCCTATTTCATCTTTAAAAAAAGCTGCCAAATCTTTAAAAGAAGGAAAAATAGACGTTCTTGTGACCGCTCCAGTCAATAAAAAATATATGAATTTTAAAGGTTTTTCATTTTTTGGACATACTGAATATTTACAAAATATTTTGGAAGGAGAATCATTAATGATAATGATTCATGATATTTTAAAAATAGCTTTAGTAACTAATCATTTACCTTTAAAAAAAGTAACTTCGGAATTAAACATAAAAAAAATAATAAAATCAATAAAAATTCTACATCAATCTCTTATTATTGATTTTTCTATAGAAAAACCTAAAATTGCAGTTTTAGGATGCAATCCTCATTCGAGTGATAATGGATTAATAGGAAATGAAGAAAAAACAAAAATCAAACCTGCTATTGATAGTTTATTTCAAAAACAAGGATGGTTAATTTTTGGACCTTATTCTTCAGATGGTTTTTTTGGAAATCAGATTTATCGTAATTTTGATGCTGTTTTAGCTATGTATCATGACCAGGGATTAATTCCTTTTAAAACATTAACTTTTAATCAAGGAGTGAATTTTACAGCTGGTCTTTCTCACATACGAACTTCTCCAGATCATGGAGTTGCCTATGATATAGCTAAAAAAGGAATTGCTAACGAAAATTCTTT